The Marivivens sp. LCG002 genome contains a region encoding:
- the addB gene encoding double-strand break repair protein AddB, producing MFEPSKTPRIFGLAPGVDFATALVDGLIERTKGDDPFLLARTEVFLNTQRMVRRIQEVFDERGNLLLPRLRLVTDLADEPVASDIPPAIAPLRRRLELTNFVAKLLETEPDLAPQSSLYDLSDSLAGLMDEMHGEGVDPERVNALDVTDQSGHWARALKFINIISGFYKIADSHPDKEARQRLVVQRLLKSWASEAPTHPVIVAGSTGSRGTTALLMEAVSKLPQGAVILPGFDFEMPSSVWDSMDRDTGGEDHPQFRHKIVVERAGLTKGDVPTWSNHPCPSPERNKVISLSLRPAPVTDQWLSEGHTLGDLVHAMKDVALIEAPSPRIEAEAIALVLRKAMDDGKKAALITPDRNLTRQVSAALVRWNIEADDSAGQPLALTPPGRFLRQVGELIGAKLTSEDLLALLKHPLTHSKREDRREHLLRTRRLELHIRRHGPAFPSPETIIAWSNGKEAERDEGLRDWGEWLAECMRDSEQLVEAHLTELVAFHRAKAELWAAGPKSATPSGALWDEAAGRKALQVVTELEDHADAGGILSARNYLSLFGAILSKGEVRNPDTVHPMIQFLGTLEARVQSADLIILGSMNDGTWPETSAPDPWLNRKMRRDAGLLLPERRIGLAAHDYEQAVSGKEVWISRSIRSDEAETVPSRWLNRLVNLLSGLPEQGGDVALQEMQRKGREILGYVAANETVEERVPPYQRPSPRPPLAARPKELSVTQVKTLIRDPYAIYADKVLGLRALDPLVQTADAPTRGIVIHSILEQFIKSGVEPHDPTALETLLAITDAALETECPWPTIRRMWRARIARVASWFIEGEKQRRALGTPKYFETKGFLKLDNLDFMIKGTADRIDETEDGAVLIYDYKSGTVPSEKQQIHFDKQLLLEAAMVERGAFEEVGAKPAKAATYIGLGSNPVERNAPLEKHPADQVWDEFGQLINAWMTFERGYTARLAPFTESEAGYYDHLARFGEWDQTNEIAPEDME from the coding sequence ATGTTTGAACCGAGTAAGACGCCGCGCATTTTCGGCTTGGCACCGGGCGTGGACTTTGCGACAGCGCTGGTAGACGGGCTGATCGAACGAACCAAGGGTGACGATCCGTTCCTTCTTGCCCGCACCGAAGTGTTCTTGAACACGCAACGCATGGTGCGCAGGATCCAAGAGGTGTTCGACGAACGCGGGAACCTGCTGCTTCCACGACTGAGACTCGTCACGGATCTTGCGGATGAGCCTGTTGCATCCGATATCCCCCCCGCAATCGCTCCGTTGCGACGCAGGTTGGAGCTGACAAACTTTGTTGCCAAGCTCCTTGAAACTGAACCCGATCTCGCGCCTCAGTCATCGCTTTACGATTTATCCGATAGCCTTGCGGGTCTCATGGACGAAATGCACGGCGAGGGTGTCGATCCCGAGCGCGTCAATGCGCTGGATGTCACAGACCAAAGCGGACATTGGGCCCGAGCTCTCAAGTTTATCAACATCATCAGTGGTTTTTACAAAATCGCGGACTCGCATCCTGATAAGGAGGCAAGACAACGGCTTGTCGTCCAGCGTCTACTGAAGTCTTGGGCGAGCGAAGCTCCGACCCACCCTGTAATAGTTGCAGGCTCGACAGGTTCGCGGGGCACGACCGCGCTCTTGATGGAGGCAGTTTCAAAGCTACCTCAGGGCGCAGTGATCCTTCCCGGTTTTGATTTTGAAATGCCCTCGTCGGTTTGGGACAGTATGGACCGCGATACGGGCGGAGAAGATCACCCACAGTTCCGGCATAAGATTGTTGTCGAAAGAGCAGGGCTGACCAAAGGCGATGTCCCAACATGGAGCAACCATCCCTGCCCTTCACCGGAGCGCAATAAAGTCATCTCGCTTTCTCTTAGACCTGCACCGGTTACCGACCAATGGCTGAGCGAAGGACATACGCTTGGCGATCTTGTGCATGCGATGAAAGATGTGGCGTTGATCGAAGCGCCTTCCCCACGGATCGAAGCAGAGGCCATTGCGCTCGTTCTGCGCAAGGCAATGGATGACGGGAAGAAAGCGGCTCTAATCACGCCTGATCGAAACCTCACGCGTCAGGTTTCCGCGGCTTTGGTCAGATGGAACATCGAAGCCGATGATAGTGCTGGCCAGCCCCTTGCTCTTACGCCTCCCGGTCGATTCTTGCGGCAAGTCGGTGAATTGATCGGGGCGAAGCTGACGTCCGAGGACCTATTGGCGCTCCTCAAGCATCCGCTCACACACAGCAAGCGAGAGGATCGGCGCGAACATCTTTTGCGCACGCGCCGACTTGAGCTTCATATCCGTCGTCACGGCCCTGCGTTCCCAAGCCCCGAGACGATAATCGCCTGGTCAAATGGCAAAGAAGCAGAACGGGACGAGGGGCTGCGGGATTGGGGAGAATGGCTTGCAGAATGTATGCGAGACAGCGAGCAGTTAGTCGAAGCGCATCTGACAGAACTCGTCGCCTTTCACCGCGCAAAAGCAGAACTTTGGGCAGCGGGACCAAAGAGCGCTACACCAAGTGGCGCACTTTGGGACGAGGCAGCGGGGCGTAAGGCGCTTCAGGTCGTCACCGAACTCGAAGACCATGCGGACGCCGGCGGAATTCTATCCGCTCGGAATTACTTGTCGCTATTCGGTGCAATTCTCTCCAAGGGTGAAGTCCGAAATCCCGACACGGTCCACCCGATGATCCAGTTTTTAGGCACACTCGAGGCACGCGTGCAATCCGCAGACCTGATCATTCTGGGGAGCATGAACGATGGAACCTGGCCCGAAACCTCTGCACCCGACCCTTGGCTCAACAGAAAAATGCGCCGCGATGCGGGTCTATTATTGCCCGAAAGGCGCATCGGTCTTGCTGCGCATGACTACGAACAAGCTGTATCAGGAAAAGAGGTCTGGATCTCGCGTTCGATCAGATCGGATGAAGCAGAAACAGTCCCATCCCGTTGGCTTAACAGGCTTGTGAACCTGCTGAGCGGCCTCCCTGAACAAGGCGGTGATGTCGCGCTCCAGGAAATGCAGCGCAAAGGGCGCGAAATTTTGGGATATGTTGCAGCCAACGAAACCGTAGAAGAGCGCGTCCCCCCTTATCAACGCCCCTCGCCTCGCCCTCCGTTAGCCGCGCGCCCAAAAGAGCTTTCTGTTACCCAAGTCAAAACCCTAATCCGTGATCCCTACGCGATCTACGCGGACAAGGTTCTGGGCCTTCGCGCGCTCGATCCATTGGTTCAAACCGCCGACGCGCCCACACGCGGGATTGTCATCCATTCAATCCTCGAACAATTCATCAAATCTGGTGTTGAACCGCACGACCCGACAGCGCTCGAAACGTTGCTCGCAATTACAGATGCAGCGCTTGAGACGGAGTGCCCATGGCCCACAATTCGGAGGATGTGGCGGGCGAGGATTGCGCGTGTCGCGTCTTGGTTCATCGAAGGTGAAAAACAAAGGCGCGCACTGGGAACACCCAAATATTTCGAGACAAAAGGATTTCTGAAACTCGATAACCTTGATTTCATGATCAAAGGAACCGCGGATCGCATTGATGAGACCGAAGACGGAGCAGTCCTGATCTACGACTATAAATCGGGAACGGTTCCATCGGAAAAACAACAAATCCATTTCGACAAACAGCTTTTGCTCGAAGCAGCAATGGTTGAACGCGGCGCGTTCGAAGAGGTCGGGGCAAAACCCGCAAAGGCTGCAACTTACATCGGTTTGGGGAGCAATCCGGTCGAACGAAATGCGCCCTTGGAAAAACATCCCGCAGATCAAGTGTGGGATGAGTTCGGTCAACTGATCAATGCTTGGATGACATTCGAGCGCGGATATACGGCCCGACTTGCACCATTTACCGAGTCAGAAGCAGGCTATTACGATCACCTCGCCCGATTTGGGGAATGGGACCAAACAAACGAGATTGCGCCGGAGGACATGGAATGA
- a CDS encoding phosphotransferase, with translation MSDLEQIDDFLDQTGVGDWARERLPQDASSRHYLRLRDGSSTLIAMVSEPDASVESFVKMSELLVGNGLSAPKVLARKGGLLLLEDLGQMHAADHIGLFPQDEEKIYLWTVQAIARIQTISPTWDLPLLDAKKARTLAELFTEWCAPGLGQGALESLEEAWHTLEPYPRVLSLRDLHAENIIWRPEKAGLDRIGLLDFQDAVLTHPLYDLVSLLRDARRDVKPSTIRAAKSEFLNASQMNPNDFEKAFATISVQRALRILGIFKRLEVRDGKTKYRPFIPRMVAYLKEDLKHPHLAELARHLEQEIKQYD, from the coding sequence TTGAGTGATCTCGAGCAGATCGATGATTTCTTGGATCAGACGGGTGTTGGTGATTGGGCTCGCGAACGATTGCCACAAGACGCGTCAAGCCGGCATTATTTGCGTCTCAGAGATGGTTCGTCGACTTTGATCGCCATGGTCTCGGAGCCTGACGCATCAGTCGAATCCTTCGTCAAAATGTCGGAACTACTTGTGGGCAATGGTTTATCCGCTCCGAAAGTTCTGGCGCGGAAAGGCGGCCTATTGCTGCTCGAAGATTTGGGTCAGATGCATGCGGCAGATCACATTGGGCTTTTCCCGCAAGATGAGGAGAAAATTTACCTCTGGACTGTCCAAGCGATTGCGCGAATTCAGACGATTTCACCGACATGGGACTTGCCTTTGCTAGACGCAAAGAAAGCGCGGACTCTCGCTGAACTTTTCACCGAATGGTGCGCGCCTGGTCTTGGCCAAGGCGCTTTAGAGTCCTTGGAGGAGGCGTGGCACACCCTTGAACCATATCCGCGCGTCCTATCGCTTCGTGATCTACACGCAGAGAACATCATCTGGCGACCCGAGAAAGCGGGCCTCGATCGGATCGGACTGCTTGACTTTCAGGACGCCGTTCTGACCCATCCCCTCTATGATCTAGTCTCTCTTTTGCGAGATGCGAGGCGTGATGTGAAACCTTCGACCATTCGCGCGGCGAAGTCAGAATTCCTGAATGCATCGCAAATGAATCCGAATGACTTCGAAAAGGCTTTTGCCACAATTTCGGTCCAACGTGCGCTTCGAATTCTTGGAATATTCAAGCGGTTGGAAGTTCGGGACGGAAAAACAAAGTATCGGCCCTTTATCCCGCGTATGGTTGCTTATCTCAAAGAAGATTTAAAACACCCGCACCTCGCCGAGCTTGCAAGGCATTTGGAGCAAGAAATCAAACAATATGATTGA
- a CDS encoding nucleotidyltransferase family protein gives MIETAFFYAAGLGTRMRPLTEDRPKPLIELAGKTLLEHAIDPARAAGITKFATNIHYLADQIKEHPATRNFVIFDEREKLLETGGGLKAATAILGVAPLFTMNTDAVWKGENPFQKLDKHWEHSKMDALLLLVPTSKARGYSGKGDFELGGNGEIRRGNGFVYTGCQIIDPSGLSDFEDSVFSTNLYWDRLAQKGRLFGLVYDGLWCDVGKPDSIAIAENMLKEATDV, from the coding sequence ATGATTGAAACAGCTTTCTTTTACGCGGCTGGATTGGGGACCCGAATGAGACCCCTTACCGAAGATCGCCCGAAGCCGTTGATCGAACTCGCGGGCAAAACCCTATTGGAGCATGCAATAGATCCAGCAAGAGCGGCTGGGATCACGAAGTTCGCGACGAATATCCATTACCTTGCAGATCAGATCAAAGAACATCCTGCGACGCGGAACTTTGTGATTTTTGACGAAAGAGAAAAACTTTTGGAAACCGGTGGCGGACTGAAGGCAGCTACAGCAATCTTAGGGGTCGCTCCGCTTTTCACAATGAACACAGATGCAGTCTGGAAAGGAGAAAATCCCTTTCAAAAGCTCGATAAACATTGGGAGCACTCCAAGATGGATGCGCTGCTACTCCTTGTTCCTACGTCTAAAGCCCGCGGATATTCGGGCAAAGGTGACTTTGAACTTGGCGGGAACGGTGAAATTCGGCGCGGGAACGGATTTGTCTATACTGGCTGTCAAATAATCGATCCTTCGGGACTTTCGGACTTTGAAGACTCGGTGTTTTCTACGAACCTTTATTGGGATCGGCTCGCCCAGAAGGGGCGGCTTTTCGGACTGGTCTATGACGGACTTTGGTGTGATGTCGGAAAGCCCGACTCCATCGCGATTGCAGAAAACATGTTAAAAGAAGCAACTGATGTTTGA